Proteins encoded within one genomic window of Cucumis sativus cultivar 9930 chromosome 3, Cucumber_9930_V3, whole genome shotgun sequence:
- the LOC101214825 gene encoding subtilisin-like protease SBT1.3, producing MKQPLFFITLTSILTTPPFPLHFSQTHSFPLFPKMADSPLKCLCFLLFLDSFLLSSALFLKTYVVQMDRSAMPDSFTNHFEWYSNVLTNVVLDLQREGNGGGGEERIIYGYHNVFHGVAARLSEEEVEKLEEEDGVVAIFPEMKYELHTTRSPRFLGLEPADSNSAWSQQIADHDVVVGVLDTGIWPESDSFDDAGMSPVPAHWKGECETGRGFTKQNCNRKIVGARVFYRGYQAATGKFNEQLEYKSPRDQDGHGTHTAATVAGSPVAGASLLGYAYGTARGMAPGARIAAYKVCWIGGCFSSDILSAVDRAVADGVNVLSISLGGGVSSYYRDSLSVAAFGAMEMGVFVSCSAGNGGPDPVSLTNVSPWITTVGASTMDRDFPAIVKLGDGRTITGVSLYRGRITIPENKQFPIVYMGSNSSSPDPSSLCLEGTLDPHFVAGKIVICDRGISPRVQKGVVVKNAGGIGMILSNTAANGEELVADCHLVPAVAIGEREGKAIKQYALTNRRATATLGFLGTRLGVKPSPVVAAFSSRGPNFLTLEILKPDLVAPGVNILAAWTGKTGPSSLTTDTRRVKFNILSGTSMSCPHVSGVAALIKSKHPDWSPSAIKSALMTTAYVHDNTYKPLKDSSAASPSSPYDHGAGHINPRKALDPGLVYEIQPQDYFDFLCTQDLSPTQLKVFSKYSNRTCRGLLPNPGDLNYPAISAVFPEKTTVTSLTLHRTVTNVGPATSSYHAVVSPFKGATVKVEPESLNFTRRYEKVSYRITFVTKKRQSMPEFGGLIWKDGSHKVRSPIVITWLSFV from the coding sequence ATGAAACAACCACTCTTCTTTATTACACTCACCTCCATTCTCACAACTCCCCCATTCcctcttcatttttcacaaACACACTCCTTTCCTCTGTTCCCAAAAATGGCTGATTCTCCTCTCAAATGCCTGTGTTTCCTTCTGTTTTTAGactctttccttctttcaagTGCTCTGTTTCTCAAAACTTATGTTGTTCAAATGGATAGGTCTGCAATGCCGGACTCTTTTACCAATCATTTTGAGTGGTACTCCAATGTGCTAACCAATGTGGTTCTTGACCTTCAAAGAGAAGGTAATGGTGGAGGAGGTGAAGAGAGGATCATTTACGGTTATCACAATGTTTTCCATGGAGTTGCAGCTCGATTGAGTGAAGAAGAGGTTGAGAAGCTCGAGGAAGAAGATGGGGTTGTGGCTATTTTTCCTGAGATGAAGTACGAGCTTCATACTACTAGAAGCCCCAGATTTCTTGGGCTTGAACCAGCTGATAGCAACAGCGCCTGGTCTCAGCAAATTGCAGACCATGATGTGGTTGTTGGAGTCTTGGACACTGGGATTTGGCCGGAGAGTGACAGCTTTGACGATGCTGGAATGTCGCCAGTGCCGGCGCATTGGAAAGGGGAATGTGAAACAGGGAGAGGGTTTACGAAACAGAATTGTAATAGAAAGATCGTTGGGGCCAGAGTGTTTTACCGTGGGTATCAAGCTGCAACTGGGAAATTTAACGAACAGTTGGAGTACAAATCGCCGAGGGATCAAGATGGGCATGGAACTCACACGGCAGCTACCGTCGCTGGCTCTCCGGTGGCCGGCGCAAGTCTTCTTGGTTATGCTTATGGAACGGCCAGAGGAATGGCGCCCGGAGCTAGAATTGCAGCTTACAAGGTCTGTTGGATTGGTGGCTGCTTTAGCTCCGACATTTTGTCGGCTGTTGACAGAGCTGTGGCCGATGGAGTAAATGTTCTGTCCATCTCTTTGGGAGGTGGGGTTTCTTCGTACTATCGCGATAGTCTCTCCGTTGCAGCATTTGGGGCAATGGAGATGGGCGTGTTTGTTTCTTGCTCGGCTGGAAATGGAGGGCCGGACCCTGTCAGTCTCACGAATGTATCACCATGGATAACTACCGTCGGTGCCAGTACAATGGACAGAGATTTCCCGGCCATTGTCAAGCTCGGCGATGGCAGAACAATAACCGGCGTTTCACTTTACAGAGGAAGAATCACAATTCcagaaaacaaacaattccCAATTGTCTACATGGGGAGTAACTCGAGCAGCCCTGATCCGAGCTCGCTCTGTTTAGAGGGAACTTTAGATCCCCATTTCGTCGCCGGAAAAATTGTGATATGTGATCGGGGAATTAGCCCTCGGGTCCAGAAGGGTGTGGTGGTGAAAAATGCAGGTGGGATTGGGATGATTCTGTCGAACACGGCGGCAAATGGGGAAGAACTTGTTGCCGATTGCCATTTAGTACCGGCTGTCGCCATTGGGGAAAGAGAAGGCAAAGCAATTAAACAGTACGCATTAACGAATCGAAGAGCGACGGCGACATTAGGGTTTTTAGGGACAAGATTAGGGGTAAAACCGTCGCCGGTGGTGGCGGCGTTTTCATCTAGAGGACCAAATTTCCTCACTCTTGAGATCCTAAAGCCGGATCTGGTGGCTCCTGGCGTTAATATCCTCGCCGCTTGGACCGGAAAAACAGGACCGTCGAGCTTAACGACGGACACAAGAAGGGTCAAATTCAACATTCTTTCAGGAACTTCAATGTCTTGCCCTCACGTCAGCGGCGTAGCGGCTCTAATCAAATCGAAGCATCCCGATTGGAGCCCGTCGGCGATTAAATCCGCACTGATGACCACCGCTTACGTTCACGATAACACATACAAACCTCTGAAAGACTCCTCCGCCGCATCACCGTCAAGTCCATACGACCATGGCGCCGGCCACATAAATCCTAGAAAAGCCCTAGATCCTGGTTTGGTTTACGAAATTCAGCCGCAAGATTACTTCGACTTCCTCTGTACGCAGGATTTAAGCCCAACACAGCTGAAAGTCTTctcaaaatattcaaacagAACATGCCGTGGTCTTCTCCCCAACCCAGGAGACTTGAATTACCCAGCAATCTCCGCCGTTTTCCCTGAGAAAACCACCGTCACTTCGCTGACCCTTCACAGAACCGTCACGAATGTGGGCCCTGCAACCTCCAGTTACCATGCGGTGGTGAGTCCGTTCAAGGGGGCCACCGTGAAAGTTGAGCCGGAGAGTCTGAATTTCACAAGAAGGTATGAAAAGGTTTCTTATAGAATAACTTTTGTGACGAAGAAGAGACAGAGCATGCCAGAATTTGGAGGGTTGATTTGGAAGGATGGAAGTCATAAAGTGAGAAGCCCCATTGTGATTACTTGGTTGTCGTTTGTTTGA